GGATTTGTTGTCTATACTAACTCGATCCAATAGCCGTCTTAGAATCGTGCGAGGAACCCAAAATAAAAACATACCGTTTTCAAGCGATAATCGAACTGGATGAAGATGGATATTATGTGGCGGACGTTCCATCCTTGAAGGGATGCTACACTCAAGGAAAAACATTTGAAGAAGCCTTGGAAAATATTCGAGAAGTCATCGCCTTATGCGTTGAAGAATTGCGGGAAGAAGGAAAAGAAATCGAACCGGATTATTCCGAAGTAATCGGCATAAAGACGCTGGAAATCGCCGTATAAGATTCTCATAGAATGGGAACATATTGGATACGTGAAATGAACTTGGAAAACGTGAAGAAAATTCTCGATGGATTCGGCGGACATACCGTCGTCGTCGTGGGCGATTTCTTTTTGGATCAATATCTTTTTATCGATCCGGCGTTGAATGAAATTTCCATCGAGACGGGGAAGATCGCCTACCAAATCGTCGGTAAGCGTCCTCAGCCCGGGGCGGCGGGGACGGTTTGCAACAATCTCCATGCGTTAGGAATCGGAAAACTGATCGCCTTAACCGTTATTGGAGACGACGGCGAAGGCTACGAACTGCGGCAAGCGCTGGCGCAGCGCCATATCGACATTGATAACGTTCTCGTATCCAAGGAGCGGTTTACGCCGACGTATACCAAGCCGATGCTGAAAACCGCGGAGGGCGAAGAGGAAATGAACCGGCAGGATTGCAAAAACCGGGAACCGCTTTCCCCATCATTAGAGCGGGAGATTCAAAAAAGGCTGGAAGCCCTCGCGCCGCAGGCGAATGCGGTGATCGTCGCGGATCAAGTGCAGGAACGCAATTGCGGGATCGTAACGGATTCTCTGCGCGAGTTTATCGCCGATCTGGCGCCGCGGTTTCCCGAAACGATTTTTTTCGCCGATTCGCGGGAACGCATCGGCGAATTCAGGAATATCGTCATCAAACCAAACCGTTTTGAGGCCATCCAGGCGGTAGAAGCGAGCCGGAAAGACAATTTTTCCACTCCTAAAGCTATTCAATCCGCACTGACTCTGGCGCAGCGCTCGGGAAAGCCGGTTTTTCTAACGTTGGATAAGGAAGGAATTTGCCCGGTTTACGAAACGGCTCCGGCGCCGATCCCCTGTCCGCCGGTTACGGGACCGATCGATATCGTGGGCGCGGGCGACAGCGTAACGGCGGCCATCGTCTCTTCGCTGGCTTCCAAAGCGAGCTTGGAGCAAGCCGCCGTCATCGGCAACCTCGCGGCCTCCATCACCATCCGCCAGTTGGGAACGACGGGAACGGCCTCGCCCGCCCAAGTGCTGGAGGCTTGGAATGCGAACGAAGAACTTTATAAGGACATATAATGCCGAATCCCAGCTTGGGGGAGAAAAAGTATTCAATTGCCAGAAGAATCCTATATCATCCCTAAAGAAGGATTGA
This genomic window from Candidatus Omnitrophota bacterium contains:
- a CDS encoding type II toxin-antitoxin system HicB family antitoxin, translated to MKTYRFQAIIELDEDGYYVADVPSLKGCYTQGKTFEEALENIREVIALCVEELREEGKEIEPDYSEVIGIKTLEIAV
- a CDS encoding PfkB family carbohydrate kinase, with translation MNLENVKKILDGFGGHTVVVVGDFFLDQYLFIDPALNEISIETGKIAYQIVGKRPQPGAAGTVCNNLHALGIGKLIALTVIGDDGEGYELRQALAQRHIDIDNVLVSKERFTPTYTKPMLKTAEGEEEMNRQDCKNREPLSPSLEREIQKRLEALAPQANAVIVADQVQERNCGIVTDSLREFIADLAPRFPETIFFADSRERIGEFRNIVIKPNRFEAIQAVEASRKDNFSTPKAIQSALTLAQRSGKPVFLTLDKEGICPVYETAPAPIPCPPVTGPIDIVGAGDSVTAAIVSSLASKASLEQAAVIGNLAASITIRQLGTTGTASPAQVLEAWNANEELYKDI